A genomic region of Mesobacillus jeotgali contains the following coding sequences:
- a CDS encoding carbon-nitrogen hydrolase family protein yields the protein MKMRVSAVQYHLHTIRSFEEFAHQCEHYVKTAQEYGSEFVLFPEFFTTQLLSIGSEQGTRLTINELPGFTEQYLNLFRNFATETGIHIIGGTHVVAREGKLYNVAHMFYPDGRIVEQAKLHITPTEVNEWNMSAGEDFRVFDTVKGRIALLTCYDIEFPEIVRMAKAKGADVIFVPSCTDDRHGFHRVRYTSHARAIENQVYVVLTGTVGALPTVDFMRANFGQAAVITPNDIPFPPKGLQVEGELNNDMIVTADLDLELLYEVRERGSVTTWRDRRTDLYPDWEQAEKI from the coding sequence ATGAAAATGAGAGTTTCCGCAGTCCAATACCATCTTCACACGATCAGGTCGTTCGAAGAGTTTGCTCATCAATGTGAGCATTACGTAAAAACAGCACAGGAGTATGGATCAGAATTCGTTTTGTTTCCAGAGTTCTTTACTACTCAATTATTATCAATCGGCAGTGAGCAGGGTACGAGGCTGACCATCAATGAACTCCCTGGTTTTACCGAACAATATTTAAATCTGTTCCGGAATTTCGCAACGGAAACAGGGATACACATCATTGGCGGTACACATGTCGTTGCCCGGGAAGGCAAGCTCTATAATGTCGCACACATGTTTTACCCGGATGGCAGAATCGTCGAGCAGGCGAAGCTTCATATTACACCTACTGAGGTAAATGAGTGGAATATGAGTGCGGGAGAGGATTTCAGGGTATTTGATACAGTGAAAGGACGCATCGCGCTATTGACTTGCTATGATATTGAGTTTCCTGAAATCGTAAGGATGGCTAAAGCAAAAGGTGCAGATGTCATTTTCGTTCCATCTTGTACAGATGACCGTCACGGTTTTCATCGTGTACGATACACAAGCCATGCACGAGCTATAGAAAACCAGGTTTATGTGGTTTTGACAGGAACAGTAGGAGCATTGCCGACTGTCGATTTCATGCGAGCAAACTTTGGCCAGGCGGCAGTCATTACGCCGAATGATATACCATTTCCTCCTAAAGGCCTTCAAGTTGAAGGTGAACTCAATAATGATATGATTGTGACAGCAGACCTTGATTTGGAGCTATTGTACGAAGTACGCGAACGCGGATCTGTTACAACCTGGCGTGACCGCCGGACTGACCTTTATCCAGACTGGGAACAAGCAGAAAAAATCTAA
- a CDS encoding MFS transporter → MFKTFRLEKSYRKLFFAGIINGIGDRFSQVALLALILQMTGSGLSVGITMALRMIPFLFFSPLSSGLARKFGRKNIMIFTDLARAVLALSFLAVNNPADIWIVYVASFMLASGEAIYAPIRKSSIPAIVSSKSLKDINGWEQVLIGIVLIIGALSGGIVSYFLGAKAAFLLNILSFLAAGWILSTLPSLGDKINNQQVSKLNSEKYSELLPVIAASSFLLMLMMFELIIPLINGIENVLLSVYAVETFKKADLGVGIFYSVLGLGLMISPLLTKMVKKRFLLFSFICIIGEGLFLTSISKTEAFWVAAVLFGVTAIFSGVGNALLDTVAMETIPSKWHGMYFGITSMLSNTFIGASMFFTGMALEWFDPRLVGMIGGIMYIFAGTLFLIWSLKYSVKQEKAKLMKIVV, encoded by the coding sequence ATGTTTAAAACATTTCGTCTGGAGAAATCGTACCGCAAACTATTCTTTGCTGGAATAATTAATGGTATAGGTGATCGATTCAGCCAGGTAGCGTTGTTAGCTTTGATATTGCAAATGACTGGTTCTGGCCTGTCGGTCGGGATTACAATGGCTCTCAGGATGATTCCTTTTTTATTCTTCAGCCCTTTAAGCAGCGGCCTTGCCAGGAAATTCGGAAGAAAGAATATCATGATTTTTACGGACCTAGCCAGAGCAGTATTAGCCTTGTCTTTTCTGGCTGTCAACAATCCTGCAGATATATGGATTGTTTATGTCGCATCTTTCATGCTGGCCTCAGGAGAAGCAATCTACGCACCGATCAGGAAATCAAGCATCCCTGCCATTGTTTCATCTAAATCATTAAAAGACATAAATGGATGGGAACAGGTATTAATTGGGATTGTTTTAATCATTGGGGCACTAAGTGGCGGAATTGTCTCATACTTTCTAGGAGCCAAAGCAGCTTTTCTGCTTAATATATTGTCCTTTTTAGCTGCCGGCTGGATTTTATCGACCTTGCCTTCCCTTGGCGATAAAATTAATAATCAACAAGTCAGTAAACTTAACTCAGAAAAGTACAGCGAATTGCTCCCTGTGATTGCGGCTTCATCCTTCCTGTTAATGTTGATGATGTTCGAGTTGATCATCCCGCTGATTAACGGGATTGAGAATGTATTATTAAGCGTGTATGCCGTTGAAACGTTTAAAAAAGCTGACCTGGGAGTAGGGATCTTTTACAGTGTTCTTGGTCTGGGTTTAATGATCAGTCCATTATTGACTAAGATGGTTAAAAAGAGATTTCTATTATTTTCTTTCATTTGCATAATAGGAGAAGGTTTATTCTTGACTTCGATAAGCAAGACAGAAGCTTTCTGGGTTGCCGCTGTTTTATTTGGCGTGACCGCAATATTCAGCGGTGTCGGTAACGCCCTTCTAGATACGGTGGCAATGGAGACCATTCCTTCAAAATGGCATGGAATGTACTTTGGCATTACTAGCATGCTGTCCAATACATTCATCGGGGCATCTATGTTCTTTACCGGTATGGCACTGGAATGGTTCGACCCAAGATTGGTGGGTATGATTGGGGGAATCATGTATATTTTTGCCGGAACCTTGTTCTTGATATGGTCCCTTAAATATAGTGTGAAACAAGAGAAAGCAAAATTAATGAAAATAGTGGTGTAA
- a CDS encoding sensor domain-containing diguanylate cyclase: MTVKERCTQTIVEDTLAANNLSPYFVCIHKNSIIISIDEGGTQLLGYKYPGEIIGKSIFSFLSSTNQETITKRIAAIEQGAILQASIMRLLINGIPMDFQVSSENTIFNGESAMKTCLSFITPTTIDNDYPDENGSLILSANKGIVITTPDGMIQAVSDSFTRLTGYHMENVIGKNPRIWKSHSYTPIFYKRMWDSILTRGCWEGELWNKRKDGSHYLMKVNIFSILNKDSELVNYLAVYTDLTEVEMLSQQLKEREEQFRTVVELSPNAIILSQFDKIAYANPHTEALFGVNLKEVIGKPVSSFFSEYPNMASKIDFNQKSVISFEEQLKKGDSYIDIEVSSSLITYQGEKAVLTVIKEITKRKSMERALRESEEQYRFIAENSSDMIGRLSSEGIIMYISPSSKGILGYSNDELIGTNIYKKIHPEDRQSLLGQYGNPKELSGIVTSSYRLLHKNGGYIWAETTVRPVKDKSGKASGMMFATRDVSARRMIENQLRESNSLLKKLSSLDGLTEIYNRRAFDEFLKTEWDFACKHKTPVSLLLLDIDYFKKYNDTYGHIQGDDCLKSVARELERFFHEKGYFAARYGGEEFAVVLPNTEARKASQLAEDFQSTIQAMNIEHKNSKVSEIVTISIGLSCVTPMNPNELKLVLEFADRALYKAKQNGRNRIEVCENRD, encoded by the coding sequence ATGACGGTAAAGGAAAGATGCACTCAGACAATTGTTGAAGATACATTAGCCGCCAATAATTTGTCACCCTATTTTGTTTGCATACATAAAAATTCAATCATCATTTCCATAGATGAAGGCGGCACTCAGTTGCTCGGGTACAAATATCCAGGTGAAATAATCGGGAAATCAATATTCTCCTTTTTATCAAGCACTAACCAAGAAACAATTACAAAAAGAATCGCCGCGATCGAACAAGGAGCGATTCTGCAAGCTAGTATAATGAGGCTCTTAATTAATGGTATTCCAATGGATTTTCAGGTTAGTTCTGAAAACACGATATTTAATGGAGAATCGGCAATGAAAACCTGCCTTAGCTTCATAACGCCCACTACTATTGATAACGATTATCCTGATGAGAACGGATCACTTATTCTTAGCGCAAATAAAGGAATTGTCATCACTACTCCAGATGGCATGATACAGGCTGTAAGTGATTCTTTTACTCGATTGACAGGCTACCATATGGAAAATGTGATTGGGAAAAACCCGAGAATATGGAAGTCACACAGCTACACTCCGATTTTTTATAAGAGAATGTGGGACTCTATTTTGACCAGGGGTTGCTGGGAAGGCGAGTTATGGAACAAGCGTAAAGATGGCAGCCATTATTTAATGAAGGTAAATATCTTTTCAATTTTGAACAAAGACAGCGAACTGGTGAATTACCTTGCTGTGTATACTGACCTTACAGAAGTGGAAATGCTGTCCCAGCAGCTCAAAGAACGCGAGGAACAGTTCAGGACGGTGGTTGAACTATCTCCGAATGCAATCATTCTCTCGCAATTTGATAAGATTGCCTATGCAAATCCACATACTGAGGCCTTATTTGGAGTAAATTTGAAAGAGGTAATTGGTAAACCTGTGAGTTCTTTTTTCAGCGAGTATCCGAATATGGCTTCTAAAATTGATTTTAATCAAAAGTCTGTAATTAGTTTTGAAGAGCAGCTGAAAAAGGGAGATTCATATATAGATATTGAAGTATCTTCTTCTTTGATTACGTATCAGGGAGAAAAAGCTGTTTTAACAGTTATAAAGGAAATTACAAAGCGTAAAAGCATGGAAAGAGCTTTGCGTGAAAGTGAAGAGCAGTATCGCTTTATCGCTGAAAATTCATCAGATATGATTGGAAGGCTTTCAAGTGAAGGAATTATTATGTATATATCTCCTTCAAGCAAGGGAATTCTTGGGTACAGTAACGATGAATTGATTGGAACAAATATTTACAAGAAAATTCATCCCGAAGATCGCCAAAGCTTGCTTGGGCAATATGGAAATCCTAAGGAATTAAGTGGCATAGTAACGTCGAGCTATAGATTGCTGCATAAAAACGGCGGATATATATGGGCAGAAACTACAGTCAGGCCCGTGAAGGACAAATCAGGCAAGGCTTCAGGAATGATGTTCGCCACAAGGGATGTAAGTGCCAGGAGAATGATTGAAAATCAGTTAAGAGAAAGTAATTCACTCCTGAAGAAGCTTTCCTCTCTTGATGGGTTGACCGAAATCTATAACCGGAGGGCCTTTGACGAATTCCTTAAGACAGAATGGGATTTCGCTTGCAAGCATAAAACGCCAGTATCCTTGCTTCTTCTGGATATTGACTATTTTAAAAAATATAATGACACATATGGGCATATCCAGGGGGATGACTGCTTGAAGTCAGTTGCCCGTGAGCTTGAACGATTTTTCCATGAAAAAGGTTATTTCGCTGCAAGATATGGGGGCGAAGAATTCGCTGTTGTCCTGCCTAATACAGAGGCACGAAAAGCATCACAGTTAGCTGAGGATTTCCAGTCAACCATCCAGGCAATGAATATTGAACACAAAAACTCCAAAGTGAGTGAGATTGTAACAATCAGTATTGGTCTATCATGCGTTACCCCTATGAACCCAAATGAACTGAAGCTGGTTCTTGAATTCGCAGACCGGGCATTATATAAGGCTAAGCAAAACGGCCGTAACAGGATTGAAGTATGTGAGAACAGAGATTGA
- a CDS encoding serine hydrolase has protein sequence MTIEELRERLLKELAGCKGRASLFLEIEGEIIEVNSQQVYQSASLIKLPILIEALRQIEEGKLQKDRLVTIRESDKIGDTGVLQAMNVKQLPVEDLLSLMIIVSDNSATNLLIDLIGINSINSTLSRVGMKNSILQRKMLDFDAIQSGHDNFTSAADIALCLKEAVAGGALNKQSKNTFFSFLLQQQFKEKLPFYLDDALLKIGNKTGELPGVEHDCGIITYGKKQAFIVVLIDGLSEPDSGKTIIRQIGKHINRFITSVSTKSNHM, from the coding sequence ATGACTATAGAAGAATTAAGAGAAAGACTGTTGAAAGAACTCGCTGGGTGCAAGGGCCGGGCGAGTTTGTTTTTGGAGATTGAAGGAGAAATAATAGAAGTAAACAGCCAACAGGTTTACCAGTCTGCCAGTTTGATAAAACTGCCGATATTAATCGAGGCTTTAAGACAGATTGAAGAAGGTAAACTGCAAAAAGACAGACTCGTGACAATTAGAGAAAGCGACAAAATTGGAGACACGGGAGTTCTCCAGGCTATGAATGTCAAACAGCTGCCAGTCGAGGATTTGTTGTCTCTTATGATCATTGTGTCAGATAATTCGGCTACCAATCTATTGATTGATTTGATAGGGATAAATTCAATCAATTCGACTCTATCCAGGGTCGGAATGAAAAACTCGATATTGCAGCGTAAAATGTTGGATTTCGATGCCATTCAATCCGGACACGATAATTTTACATCCGCAGCAGATATCGCATTATGCCTGAAAGAAGCAGTTGCTGGAGGTGCTTTAAATAAACAATCGAAAAACACATTCTTTTCATTCCTCCTGCAACAACAATTCAAAGAAAAGCTGCCATTTTATTTGGATGATGCTCTATTAAAAATTGGAAATAAGACAGGAGAACTTCCCGGAGTCGAGCACGATTGTGGTATTATAACATACGGAAAAAAGCAGGCGTTTATTGTTGTGTTGATTGATGGACTTTCAGAACCTGACTCAGGAAAAACGATCATCCGACAGATTGGGAAGCACATAAATCGCTTTATAACAAGCGTTTCGACAAAATCCAACCATATGTGA
- a CDS encoding ABC transporter ATP-binding protein, producing MENEVLLSVKDLKKHFTMGKNEILKAVDGISFDIYKGETFGLVGESGCGKSTAGRTMIGLYDRTDGEVVFNGKDVHSLSEKEKFQFHKQIQMIFQDPYASLNPRSTVKEIISEPMEVHGLFTNKKERLERIYQLLEDVGLNRDHANRYPHEFSGGQRQRIGIARALALDPDFIIADEPISALDVSVQAQVVNLLKRLQEEKGLTYLFIAHDLSMVKQISDRIGVMYLGHIVELTASNQLYNKPLHPYTQALLSAIPIPDPDVEDKRERIILQGELPSPMDPPSGCVFRTRCQHAMDICAQRKPVWQEIDKDHYVACHLYDEHLEGKDKKEMLVNIR from the coding sequence ATGGAAAATGAAGTTTTATTAAGTGTAAAAGATTTAAAGAAGCATTTCACTATGGGTAAAAATGAAATCCTTAAAGCAGTAGATGGCATTTCATTCGATATTTATAAAGGCGAGACCTTTGGCCTTGTTGGGGAATCTGGATGCGGAAAATCCACAGCCGGAAGAACCATGATTGGACTTTATGACCGGACAGATGGAGAAGTTGTTTTTAACGGCAAAGACGTGCACTCACTTTCAGAGAAAGAAAAATTCCAGTTCCATAAGCAGATACAGATGATTTTTCAGGATCCGTATGCTTCACTGAATCCACGTTCTACTGTAAAGGAAATTATATCTGAACCTATGGAAGTTCATGGGCTGTTCACAAACAAAAAAGAACGGTTGGAACGAATTTATCAGCTCTTGGAAGATGTAGGATTGAATCGTGACCATGCGAACCGTTATCCACACGAGTTCAGTGGCGGGCAGCGTCAGAGAATAGGAATTGCAAGGGCACTTGCGCTTGATCCGGATTTTATCATAGCTGATGAACCAATTTCAGCTCTTGATGTATCAGTCCAGGCACAGGTCGTAAACCTGCTGAAGCGTCTTCAAGAAGAAAAGGGATTGACATATCTATTCATTGCTCACGATCTTTCCATGGTTAAGCAAATCAGCGACCGGATCGGAGTTATGTATCTTGGACATATCGTCGAGCTCACGGCTAGTAACCAGCTTTACAATAAACCGCTGCATCCATATACTCAGGCATTGCTGTCTGCCATCCCAATACCGGATCCTGATGTGGAGGATAAGCGGGAGCGTATCATCCTGCAGGGAGAACTGCCAAGCCCAATGGATCCGCCGAGCGGCTGTGTTTTCAGAACCAGATGCCAGCACGCTATGGACATCTGTGCCCAGAGGAAACCTGTCTGGCAGGAGATCGACAAAGACCATTATGTTGCATGTCATTTATATGATGAACATTTAGAAGGAAAAGATAAAAAAGAAATGCTTGTCAATATCAGATAA
- a CDS encoding C40 family peptidase, whose protein sequence is MESNNIWLVNVPVATLWTSHDSPREIDRDGISGNLNIDKWLEKLTYQPRLQLCDDNLVQSQVLFGQEVLIIDEVNEWAHVIVPDQPSGKDRRGYPGWIPKDQLIQQSDWYIKQGTAAVITAKKALLYSEKNEKLMELSYQTTLPIVEDIIDRIRVKTPTGIGILRAEDVTVIPSDKEIPKKNGAAIVAAGEQFLGLPYLWGGMSSYGYDCSGFSYNMCLANGYIIPRDAHEQAAAGKEVPVSDILPGDLLFFAYEEGKGSIHHVGIYYGDGKLLHSPNTGKNIEIFSLEGTIYEKELCAARRYWIDTEE, encoded by the coding sequence TTGGAAAGTAATAATATTTGGCTCGTCAATGTCCCAGTGGCAACTTTGTGGACTTCACATGATTCACCGAGGGAAATCGACAGGGACGGCATTTCCGGTAACCTGAATATAGATAAATGGCTTGAAAAGCTTACTTATCAGCCACGACTCCAATTGTGCGATGATAATCTGGTTCAATCACAGGTTCTATTTGGTCAGGAAGTCTTGATCATTGATGAAGTGAATGAATGGGCACATGTTATTGTCCCAGACCAGCCATCTGGAAAAGATCGTCGTGGATATCCAGGGTGGATTCCAAAAGATCAGCTGATTCAACAATCAGATTGGTATATCAAGCAGGGAACTGCAGCAGTCATTACCGCTAAGAAAGCCCTTCTATATTCCGAAAAGAACGAAAAGCTTATGGAATTGAGCTATCAGACCACATTGCCCATCGTGGAGGATATAATCGATCGAATCCGCGTTAAAACACCAACTGGTATTGGTATCTTAAGAGCTGAGGATGTAACAGTTATTCCATCAGATAAGGAAATTCCTAAGAAGAATGGGGCCGCAATCGTCGCTGCTGGCGAACAATTCCTCGGATTGCCATATCTTTGGGGCGGAATGAGCAGCTATGGCTATGACTGCTCGGGCTTCAGTTATAATATGTGCCTTGCGAACGGCTATATCATTCCGAGGGACGCCCATGAACAGGCTGCTGCGGGTAAAGAAGTACCAGTGTCCGACATCCTGCCAGGCGACTTGCTCTTCTTCGCATATGAGGAAGGAAAAGGCAGCATCCATCATGTTGGTATCTATTATGGTGACGGCAAGCTTCTCCATTCACCGAATACTGGCAAGAATATCGAGATTTTCTCTTTAGAAGGAACAATCTACGAAAAAGAACTCTGTGCAGCGAGACGCTACTGGATTGATACGGAGGAATAA
- a CDS encoding mandelate racemase/muconate lactonizing enzyme family protein, with the protein MIIEKIETFRNAVPLKKPFKTALRTVTVAEAIFVKITCDNGITGWGEAPPTLVITGDSLVSIEGAINDVIKPFLLKENLLNFEAIFQGLKTILVNNTSAKAAVDMALYDCISQNCSLPLYQFLGGYRNEIETDFTVSVNSPEEMGEDAVGYVSNGFNVLKVKVGIGEIETDIARIREVRNRIGNDIKIRLDANQGWKPKDAVRAIRKMEDLGLDIELVEQPVKAEDLDGLKQVTDSVDTLIMADESVFSPKQAFEVIRRRSADLINIKLMKSGGIYQAQMINQMAETAGIECMVGSMIETRLGITAAAHFAASKKNITRFDFDAPLMLANEAISGGIKYNGRKITLPDQPGLGIEKVLSEGGISIGK; encoded by the coding sequence ATGATTATTGAAAAAATCGAGACATTCCGTAATGCTGTCCCTTTGAAAAAGCCATTTAAAACTGCACTCCGTACGGTTACTGTAGCTGAAGCCATTTTTGTTAAGATAACCTGTGATAATGGGATTACCGGCTGGGGAGAGGCACCGCCTACATTGGTCATAACAGGGGACAGTCTCGTAAGTATCGAAGGTGCAATCAATGACGTCATCAAGCCGTTTTTATTAAAAGAGAATCTATTGAACTTTGAAGCTATTTTCCAGGGATTAAAAACCATCCTTGTTAACAATACCAGCGCAAAAGCAGCCGTTGATATGGCATTGTACGACTGTATCTCGCAAAATTGCAGCCTTCCGCTCTATCAATTCCTTGGAGGCTATAGAAACGAGATTGAAACAGATTTTACTGTAAGTGTGAACAGCCCTGAAGAAATGGGTGAGGATGCTGTTGGTTATGTCAGCAATGGGTTCAATGTACTTAAGGTTAAGGTGGGAATCGGTGAGATCGAAACCGATATTGCCAGGATCCGGGAAGTCCGCAATAGGATTGGCAATGATATTAAAATTCGGCTCGATGCGAATCAGGGTTGGAAACCGAAGGATGCAGTCAGGGCAATCCGAAAAATGGAGGACCTTGGACTTGATATCGAGCTGGTTGAACAGCCAGTTAAAGCAGAAGATCTGGATGGTTTAAAGCAGGTAACTGATTCAGTCGATACTTTAATAATGGCTGATGAAAGTGTATTTTCACCGAAACAGGCATTTGAGGTGATCAGAAGAAGAAGTGCAGACCTTATTAATATTAAATTAATGAAGTCTGGCGGAATTTATCAAGCTCAAATGATTAACCAAATGGCTGAAACCGCTGGGATAGAATGCATGGTTGGCAGTATGATTGAAACGCGGCTGGGGATTACCGCTGCTGCCCACTTTGCAGCAAGCAAGAAAAACATCACGCGCTTTGATTTCGACGCGCCACTAATGCTGGCAAATGAAGCGATTTCAGGCGGAATAAAGTATAATGGTAGGAAAATCACACTTCCGGACCAACCGGGTCTTGGAATAGAAAAGGTCCTTTCAGAAGGAGGAATTTCCATTGGAAAGTAA
- a CDS encoding S66 peptidase family protein, whose translation MPIKPERLKKGDTVAVIAPASPPNKENLKRGLKFVEDLGLNYKLGKSLYTEYGYLAGNDEDRLADLHDMFRDDEVKGIICAGGGYGTARIASGIDYDVIKNNPKIFWGYSDITFLHTAIRQQAGLVTFHGPMLASDIGKEEANQISKDTFQQLFTPAELNYSTELSQIEELVPGSAEGSLVGGNLSLLSSSMGTPFEIDTEGKILLVEDINEEPRAVDRMLNQLYMAGKLQESAGIIVGDFNNCVPERELSLTLEEVIDHYIKLAGKPALKGFKMGHCSPHIGVPLGAAASMNTKDKALLVESGIK comes from the coding sequence ATGCCAATTAAGCCAGAACGACTGAAAAAAGGCGATACGGTGGCGGTCATCGCGCCAGCGAGTCCGCCTAATAAAGAAAATCTGAAACGCGGATTGAAATTCGTCGAGGATTTAGGGCTCAATTATAAATTAGGAAAATCACTTTATACTGAATATGGCTATCTTGCCGGGAATGATGAAGATAGATTAGCGGACTTGCATGATATGTTCCGTGATGACGAAGTAAAAGGAATAATCTGTGCTGGCGGCGGTTATGGCACAGCGCGAATTGCTTCAGGGATAGACTATGATGTTATTAAAAATAATCCTAAAATTTTTTGGGGCTACAGCGACATTACATTCTTGCATACTGCAATCAGGCAGCAGGCAGGACTAGTAACTTTCCATGGTCCAATGCTTGCTTCGGATATTGGAAAAGAAGAAGCTAATCAAATTTCCAAGGATACATTCCAGCAATTGTTTACACCAGCAGAGCTGAATTATTCCACTGAGCTTTCGCAGATTGAAGAACTGGTCCCGGGATCAGCAGAAGGATCATTAGTTGGCGGTAACCTCTCACTTCTTTCCAGCTCTATGGGCACACCATTTGAGATTGATACAGAAGGTAAGATTCTACTTGTTGAAGACATTAATGAAGAGCCCCGGGCTGTAGATAGGATGCTAAATCAGCTGTATATGGCTGGCAAGCTGCAGGAATCAGCTGGAATCATTGTCGGTGACTTTAATAACTGCGTACCTGAAAGAGAACTGTCTTTAACTCTGGAAGAAGTGATAGACCATTACATTAAACTTGCCGGTAAACCGGCTCTCAAAGGATTCAAAATGGGGCATTGCTCCCCTCACATTGGTGTGCCGCTAGGGGCGGCTGCATCCATGAATACCAAAGATAAAGCGTTACTTGTTGAGAGCGGGATCAAATAG
- a CDS encoding peptide ABC transporter substrate-binding protein → MKKLLTMLMAAMLVFTMAACTANDNAGKEKEGNDSGEKGEEKVLYLNNGQEPTSFDPPIGFDSASWNALNNLMEGLTRLGKDHQPEEATAEKWDVSEDGKTYTFHIREDAKWSNGDAVTANDFVFAWKRLLDPATGSAAAFLGYFIEGGEEFNSGEGSADNVKVKAVDEKTFEVTLTSPQAYFLSVIANPAFFPINEKVAKENPEWFSEADSFVGNGPFSLASWEHDTKFVMKKNDQYWDAENVKLDRVEWAIVDDTNTEYQMYQAGDLDVSDVPAELSDKLFKEGKVQVEDQAGDYFYRFNVTKEPFQNVNIRKAFALAVDQQKIVDFVTKNKEKAAYGFVSPGFQDPSGKDFREVNGDFNKTDVEEAKALLEKGMEEEGYTELPEVTLTYSTSDVHKKIAEALQQMFKENLGVEVKLANMEWNVFAEEQKALKHQLSRSSFLADYADPINFLENFQTGHSMNRTGWGNPKYDELIQQAKNESDEAKRFELMYEAEKILFEEAPIFTVHFYNQVYLQNEAVSDVVRHPVGYLELKWADKK, encoded by the coding sequence GTGAAAAAGTTATTAACCATGCTCATGGCAGCGATGCTTGTGTTCACGATGGCTGCTTGTACCGCCAACGATAATGCAGGTAAAGAAAAAGAAGGAAACGACAGTGGGGAAAAAGGAGAGGAAAAGGTCCTTTACCTAAACAATGGCCAGGAACCAACATCCTTTGACCCGCCAATCGGTTTCGATTCCGCATCTTGGAATGCTTTGAACAATCTGATGGAAGGTCTTACACGACTAGGTAAAGATCACCAGCCAGAAGAGGCAACTGCAGAAAAGTGGGATGTATCTGAAGATGGTAAGACATACACATTCCACATTCGTGAAGATGCAAAATGGTCCAATGGCGACGCTGTAACAGCAAATGATTTCGTATTTGCGTGGAAGAGACTATTGGATCCAGCAACTGGATCTGCTGCTGCTTTCCTCGGCTATTTCATTGAAGGCGGAGAAGAATTCAACAGCGGAGAAGGTTCTGCTGACAATGTAAAAGTAAAAGCTGTTGACGAAAAGACTTTTGAAGTTACCTTAACAAGCCCGCAGGCTTACTTCTTAAGTGTTATCGCCAATCCGGCATTCTTCCCGATCAATGAAAAAGTTGCGAAGGAAAATCCTGAATGGTTCTCCGAAGCTGATTCATTCGTAGGCAACGGACCATTTAGCCTAGCTAGCTGGGAGCATGACACAAAATTCGTCATGAAAAAGAATGACCAGTACTGGGATGCTGAAAATGTAAAACTTGACCGTGTTGAATGGGCAATCGTCGACGATACAAACACCGAGTATCAAATGTATCAGGCTGGGGATCTGGATGTTTCAGATGTACCTGCTGAATTAAGTGATAAGTTGTTCAAAGAAGGAAAGGTACAGGTTGAAGACCAGGCAGGAGATTATTTCTACCGCTTCAATGTCACAAAAGAACCGTTCCAAAACGTAAATATTCGTAAAGCCTTCGCTCTTGCTGTTGACCAGCAAAAAATCGTTGACTTTGTTACAAAGAATAAAGAAAAAGCTGCATATGGATTCGTATCTCCAGGATTCCAGGATCCATCAGGCAAGGACTTCCGTGAAGTAAATGGAGATTTCAATAAAACTGATGTAGAAGAAGCTAAAGCGTTGTTGGAAAAGGGTATGGAAGAAGAAGGTTATACTGAACTTCCAGAAGTGACCCTGACGTACAGCACTAGTGATGTCCATAAGAAAATCGCAGAAGCATTGCAGCAAATGTTCAAAGAAAACCTTGGCGTAGAAGTCAAGCTTGCGAACATGGAATGGAACGTATTCGCCGAAGAACAGAAAGCACTAAAGCATCAGCTTTCTCGCAGTTCATTCCTTGCTGACTATGCTGATCCAATCAACTTCCTTGAAAACTTCCAGACTGGCCATTCCATGAACCGTACTGGCTGGGGCAATCCGAAGTATGATGAACTGATTCAACAAGCAAAAAATGAATCTGACGAAGCAAAACGTTTTGAATTAATGTATGAGGCAGAGAAGATTTTGTTTGAAGAAGCACCAATCTTCACTGTTCACTTCTACAACCAAGTTTATCTTCAAAATGAAGCTGTATCTGATGTTGTCCGCCATCCGGTAGGATACCTTGAATTAAAGTGGGCAGATAAGAAGTAG